The following coding sequences lie in one Calidithermus timidus DSM 17022 genomic window:
- a CDS encoding ABC transporter substrate-binding protein — translation MKKTAVVLLAALALGGMVLAQKKVITVGIFPNLDDAIKAQLPGFNKLYPNIEVKLVTLQYADHHNALTTALATGQGLHDVEAIEIGFVGRFAEGQGFEDLNKPPYNADLYKKLFTPYTIAQATSSDGRFIAMPVDIGPGTFYYRKDILDKAGINPASMMTWNGYIEAGKKIKAMDKNIFLIANAADVAWINIFATVGAGEGYYFDKSGKVIVDSPRFVRAFELAKQIRDAGLDAKIGAWTNEWYDGFKKGTVATQFSGAWLQGHLQNWMAPETKGLWRVQQLPEGLYGSWGGSFYGIPSASKNKAEAWTLIKYLTTNRAAQIAAFKAIGAFPALLSAQTDPVFEEGVDFLGGQKARVLWREAARKVKPVEANKYDRVANEIISTALSQVLDEGKDIKAALAEAKTLIERRMR, via the coding sequence ATGAAGAAGACCGCAGTTGTGTTGCTGGCCGCGCTGGCCCTGGGCGGGATGGTCCTGGCCCAGAAGAAAGTGATCACGGTGGGGATCTTCCCCAACCTCGACGACGCCATCAAGGCGCAACTACCCGGTTTTAACAAGCTCTACCCCAACATTGAAGTCAAGCTGGTGACGCTGCAATACGCCGATCACCACAACGCCCTGACCACCGCGCTGGCTACCGGCCAGGGCCTGCACGACGTCGAGGCCATCGAAATCGGCTTCGTAGGCCGTTTTGCCGAGGGGCAGGGCTTCGAGGACCTCAACAAGCCGCCCTACAACGCCGACTTGTACAAGAAGCTCTTCACGCCCTACACCATCGCCCAGGCTACCTCCTCCGATGGCCGCTTCATCGCCATGCCCGTCGACATCGGACCGGGCACCTTCTACTACCGCAAGGACATCCTCGACAAGGCCGGGATCAACCCCGCCAGCATGATGACCTGGAACGGGTACATCGAGGCGGGCAAGAAGATCAAGGCCATGGACAAGAACATCTTCCTCATCGCCAACGCCGCTGACGTGGCCTGGATCAACATCTTCGCCACGGTGGGCGCGGGAGAGGGCTACTACTTCGACAAGAGCGGCAAGGTCATCGTCGACAGCCCGCGCTTCGTGCGCGCCTTCGAGTTGGCCAAGCAGATCCGCGACGCCGGGCTCGACGCCAAGATCGGGGCCTGGACCAACGAGTGGTACGACGGCTTCAAGAAGGGTACCGTTGCCACGCAGTTCTCCGGCGCCTGGTTGCAGGGGCACCTCCAGAACTGGATGGCCCCCGAGACCAAGGGTCTGTGGCGCGTGCAGCAGCTCCCCGAAGGGCTGTATGGCTCCTGGGGCGGCAGCTTCTACGGCATCCCCAGCGCCTCGAAGAACAAGGCCGAGGCCTGGACGCTGATCAAGTACCTCACCACCAACCGCGCCGCGCAGATCGCCGCCTTCAAGGCCATCGGGGCTTTCCCGGCGTTGCTGTCGGCCCAGACCGACCCGGTGTTTGAGGAGGGCGTGGACTTCCTGGGCGGTCAGAAAGCCCGCGTGCTGTGGCGCGAAGCCGCCCGCAAGGTCAAGCCGGTGGAGGCCAACAAGTACGACCGCGTGGCCAACGAGATCATCAGCACCGCGCTGTCGCAGGTGCTGGACGAGGGCAAGGACATCAAGGCCGCGCTGGCCGAGGCCAAGACCCTCATCGAACGTCGCATGCGCTAG
- a CDS encoding carbohydrate ABC transporter permease — MQHSSTAPPRASSRQMRWSNLQRRWAPYVFISPFFVLFLAFGLYPTLFSLYMSFQSWSQTDGWGHWKFVGLENYSFTLTDPMFWRAMYNTLWLGVVSGLPQHLLAIPLAFVIHMGLSRFKTFVSAVYFLPYITSTVAVALIFSTLFSTQKGVINQTIAYLNTLPLFGWFLPDENINWFLNSTIKWGIALVVVWKYTGWNTLLYLSAIQAIPRELYEAASVDGATRWQQFRFVTLPLLRPMMFFAVSLTIIGNMQLFEEPFVLLNGGASSATQGGQTVAMYMFRTAFEWLEMGTAASIAWILFAFIAVLTIINNLAFGRAAQGRGE; from the coding sequence GTGCAACACAGCAGCACCGCCCCTCCCAGGGCCAGCAGCCGGCAGATGCGCTGGAGCAACCTGCAGCGCCGCTGGGCCCCTTATGTCTTCATCAGTCCCTTTTTCGTTTTGTTCTTGGCTTTTGGGCTCTATCCCACGCTGTTTTCGCTGTACATGTCCTTCCAGTCGTGGTCGCAGACCGACGGCTGGGGCCACTGGAAGTTCGTGGGGCTGGAGAACTACAGCTTCACCCTCACCGATCCCATGTTCTGGCGGGCGATGTACAACACGCTCTGGCTGGGCGTCGTCTCGGGCCTGCCACAACACCTGCTGGCGATTCCGCTGGCCTTCGTCATCCACATGGGCCTCAGCCGCTTCAAGACCTTCGTCAGCGCGGTGTACTTCCTGCCCTACATCACCTCGACGGTGGCGGTGGCCCTGATCTTCAGCACGCTCTTCTCGACCCAGAAGGGCGTGATCAACCAGACCATCGCCTACCTCAACACCCTGCCGCTGTTCGGCTGGTTTTTGCCGGACGAGAACATCAACTGGTTCCTCAACTCCACCATCAAGTGGGGGATCGCGTTGGTGGTGGTCTGGAAGTACACCGGCTGGAACACCCTGCTCTACCTCTCGGCCATCCAGGCCATCCCCCGCGAACTCTACGAGGCCGCTTCGGTGGACGGGGCCACCCGCTGGCAGCAGTTCCGTTTCGTGACGCTGCCGCTTTTGCGCCCGATGATGTTTTTCGCGGTCTCGCTCACCATCATCGGCAACATGCAGCTTTTCGAGGAGCCTTTCGTGCTGCTCAACGGCGGGGCTAGCTCGGCCACGCAGGGCGGCCAGACCGTGGCGATGTACATGTTCCGCACCGCTTTCGAGTGGCTCGAGATGGGCACGGCGGCCTCCATCGCCTGGATACTGTTCGCCTTCATCGCTGTGCTGACGATCATCAACAACCTGGCCTTCGGGCGCGCAGCCCAGGGAAGGGGGGAGTGA